A region from the Arthrobacter gengyunqii genome encodes:
- a CDS encoding universal stress protein — MWSEDSGLEASPGIVVGVDGSDQSLCALVWAAKEAQRRRSPLHVVTAYTVPIFAASSMDAGYTTMDDAIIREGAQSVLNKALERISQYNIEVFPRVETGDASAVLLELSEEAELMVVGSRGRGGFVGRLLGSVSSALPAHAKCPTVVVPLRTAGRLPEAGVRPPSGAPTVQTVEDVVVVGVDGSEQGRAASLVAAEQAASRGLPLQILCALPPFSGSLAWVPAPLDLEALHEEIAEQLRAGQAWLQSHFPELPMSVQLLDGPPAEIMIDRTADVELLVLGTRGRGGFTGMLMGSTSQSVLHHAKGPVMVVPDHEDPRLADRAAFGSLPQE; from the coding sequence ATGTGGAGCGAAGACAGCGGACTTGAGGCGTCACCGGGCATTGTCGTGGGGGTGGACGGCTCGGACCAGAGCCTCTGCGCCCTCGTGTGGGCGGCGAAGGAAGCGCAGCGCCGCAGGAGTCCGCTGCATGTGGTCACCGCGTACACCGTCCCGATCTTTGCGGCCTCCTCCATGGATGCCGGCTACACGACGATGGATGACGCCATCATCCGTGAAGGCGCCCAGTCAGTGCTGAACAAGGCCCTGGAACGCATCAGCCAGTACAACATTGAGGTCTTTCCGCGGGTGGAAACCGGAGACGCATCAGCTGTTTTGCTGGAATTGTCGGAGGAAGCAGAGCTGATGGTGGTGGGTTCCCGCGGCCGGGGCGGCTTCGTGGGGCGCCTGCTGGGTTCCGTCTCCAGCGCGCTGCCGGCACATGCCAAATGCCCCACGGTGGTGGTGCCTCTGCGCACTGCAGGAAGACTACCCGAGGCCGGAGTCCGGCCTCCGTCCGGAGCACCCACCGTGCAGACAGTCGAAGACGTGGTGGTGGTGGGCGTGGACGGCTCCGAACAGGGGCGTGCGGCGTCACTCGTCGCCGCTGAGCAAGCCGCGAGCCGAGGATTGCCGCTGCAGATTCTGTGCGCACTGCCGCCCTTCAGCGGCTCCCTTGCCTGGGTGCCGGCACCGCTGGATCTCGAGGCCCTGCATGAGGAAATTGCCGAGCAGCTGCGCGCGGGCCAAGCCTGGCTGCAGAGCCATTTTCCGGAACTGCCCATGTCCGTTCAGCTGCTCGACGGACCTCCCGCGGAGATCATGATCGACCGGACCGCGGACGTGGAGCTGCTCGTCCTGGGCACGCGCGGACGAGGCGGCTTCACCGGCATGCTGATGGGCTCCACCAGCCAAAGCGTTCTGCACCACGCCAAGGGTCCGGTGATGGTGGTTCCCGATCACGAGGATCCTCGCCTGGCGGACCGGGCGGCTTTCGGCTCCCTTCCCCAGGAGTGA
- a CDS encoding cation diffusion facilitator family transporter, with product MGDHHGHSHGLPAGTATGKHRRKLLIVFLITISVVFLQVVGALLSGSLALLADAGHMLSDAAGVSIALVAAWIATRPATKRRTYGYQRAEVLAALANAMLLIVIATVIFVEAIRRFGTEPEVHTGLMLGAAIVGGLANLASLLVLQSGRKESLNVRGAYLEVLGDLLGSAAVVVSAVVIMLTGYQQADTWASILIALMILPRAWSLLKEVIDVLLEATPQGVDAEMIRDHIVRVDGISDAHDIHIWTITSGVPVFSAHVVVDDDHLTSERMDQLLDRLTACLSEHFDTEHCTFQLEPATHAIHEGQHHA from the coding sequence ATGGGAGATCATCACGGCCACAGTCACGGACTGCCCGCAGGAACCGCAACCGGCAAGCACCGACGCAAACTGCTGATCGTTTTCCTCATCACCATCAGCGTGGTTTTCCTGCAGGTGGTGGGCGCCCTGCTCTCCGGCTCGCTGGCGCTGCTGGCCGATGCAGGGCACATGCTCTCCGACGCCGCCGGCGTTTCCATAGCGCTGGTGGCCGCCTGGATTGCGACCCGGCCAGCCACCAAGCGCCGCACCTACGGCTATCAACGCGCCGAAGTGCTTGCCGCGCTGGCAAATGCGATGCTGCTGATCGTCATTGCCACCGTCATTTTCGTTGAGGCCATCCGCCGCTTCGGAACTGAACCCGAAGTGCACACCGGCCTCATGCTCGGTGCCGCAATTGTGGGCGGACTGGCCAACCTCGCATCGCTGCTGGTGCTGCAAAGCGGCCGCAAGGAAAGCCTGAACGTACGCGGCGCCTATCTGGAAGTCCTGGGCGACCTGCTGGGATCCGCCGCCGTCGTTGTGTCAGCCGTCGTCATCATGCTCACGGGTTACCAGCAGGCGGACACCTGGGCTTCCATCCTGATAGCCCTGATGATCCTGCCCCGCGCGTGGTCACTGCTGAAGGAAGTCATCGATGTCCTCCTCGAAGCCACACCGCAGGGAGTGGACGCCGAGATGATTCGCGACCACATTGTCCGGGTGGACGGCATCTCGGACGCGCATGACATCCACATCTGGACCATCACCTCAGGGGTCCCCGTGTTCTCCGCCCACGTGGTGGTCGACGACGACCACCTCACCTCCGAGCGGATGGACCAGCTGCTGGACCGTCTCACGGCATGCCTCAGCGAGCACTTCGACACGGAGCACTGCACTTTCCAGCTGGAACCCGCCACACACGCCATCCACGAGGGGCAGCACCACGCCTGA
- a CDS encoding metallopeptidase family protein codes for MLPEDFETAVDDALDSIPADLAAAMNNVAIFIEDEYVPLPGEDPETELLGLYDGTPLTERDSWWDAGSLPDRIVIFRGPLMRMCSTRDELVDEIRITVIHEVAHHFGIDDERLHELGWG; via the coding sequence ATGCTTCCCGAAGACTTCGAAACCGCGGTGGATGACGCTCTGGACTCCATCCCCGCGGATCTGGCCGCTGCCATGAACAACGTCGCCATCTTCATCGAGGACGAGTACGTGCCTCTCCCCGGCGAGGATCCTGAGACCGAACTGCTTGGCCTGTACGACGGCACCCCGCTGACAGAACGCGATTCCTGGTGGGACGCCGGTTCGCTGCCGGACCGCATTGTCATTTTCCGCGGACCGCTGATGCGGATGTGTTCCACCCGGGATGAACTGGTGGATGAAATCCGCATCACGGTCATCCACGAGGTGGCCCACCATTTCGGGATCGACGACGAGCGCCTGCATGAACTTGGCTGGGGATAG